The nucleotide window GTCAAAGAGTTCGCAGTATCATAGGTCGCTCGGCGACTCGTTCAATGCTGCGCGGGAGCAAGCCAGATCTTGTTCCAGGAAACACTGGATCGCCTGACTGATACGCACAGGCTTTAGAATGGATTTGTGGAGTTGCCAACCAAAGGCGGAGCGACAGAGCTGAAAGAGCCGGGTAAAGCCAGGCCCAAACGGAAGCGACTACGTTACTTCGTCGCTTTCCTTCTCGTCTGCTTGGTTGCGGCGACTATCGCCGTGTTTGCGTCTGGGCCAGTTCGCGTGCCTATGCTGGGAAGCCTGTTGGCAATGCAAGGGACACGTGGTCCGGTCACGCTTTCCGTCGACGGTGCGAGCCTTGATTTCACCGCGCGTGACGGCATCAACATTATCCTTGAAGGTGCAGAGGCCAGTATCAGTGGCCCCTCGGCTGTCACACTACGCCTTCCCAAACTGACCGCGCCGCTTAACAGGGATGCGCTGTTCTCGGGCAAAGTCCATTTCTCTTCCCTGATTCTCGATCAACCGCACGTCGAAATCGAGCTGAAAGGCGGTCCGGCAAAGATACCGGAAATCGGTCCTCTTATGGAGGCGGTTGATCGGGTTAGCGACGTTGTCGATGATCAGTTCGCGCGCAGAGCGCTGAAGTTTGTCAGTGTCACGGATGCATCGGTTGAACTGTCCGGGGCGACCAAGCGAAAATTCACAGGCATTGACGCCAATGTGTTCAGGGGAAGTAACCGTGCGATCCGCGCTTTTGCAAAGGTATCGGGTGGTGTTTCCACCTGGCGGATGGAACTTGCACGCAGCGCCCCCGAGGGGGGAGCAGAGAAGAGCATCGGCGTTGTGGTCAACGGTATCACTCTCGCAGAACTCCTTGGACCCAATGCCACACCGCAATACGGCAAGGGCTTCGGGTTACCGGCTTCGGCCAAAATTGAAAGTCGATTGGATGCGGAAGGAGAGTTTCTTTCAGCAAACGCGGTCGCGCGGGTCCGAAATGGCTGGTTTCAAATGGGAAGGACCTTGGTTGCATTTGATGATGCAGCTTTATCACTTCTGTTTAAAAAGTCCGGCCAACCTATTGAAATAACAAAATCTCATATCATTCGAGGCAATAGTCGAATCTTTTTCACCGGTGCGTTGGAGCCCGGTCTCGGTGGCGGGCGCGAATGGGGCATCAAGCTGGATGCCGAGCATCCTCAATTCGGTTCGGCCGACATTCGCGAAGCGCCCCATATGCTTGATGGGGTTCAGGTGAGAGCGCGCTTTGACCCGCATGGCCGGCTTTTGTCGATAGATCGCTTTACCGCACGTTCCGGAAAAGCGGTTGTTCATGGCGTGGCCGTTCTCGAGATAACCTCTAAGGGGCCTTATCTGGCACTTGCCGCTGAGGGCGAGCAGATTCCAATCGCCGTGGCCAAACAGCTTTGGCCAATAACACTCGTTCCACCTGCGCGGCGCTGGATCATCGACAGAATAACCGGCGGGAAAATTGAAAAGGTCTCCTATACCGGCGCCATCCGTCCACCAGCATTCAATCATCGTGATCCGGACCCGGGTTGGTCCGGCGACGACATGCGTCTTGACATGACTTTTTCCGGTGGGTCCGTCACGCCCATTGGAGAAGTTCCAGAGATAAAGGGGCTTGCGGGGACGCTGACCGTTCAGGACGAAACGCTCACTGTTTCAGCAACCGATGGCTTTGCGACGACCCCCGATGGCGGCGAAATTGTTTTGCCAGAGGGTGTCTTCAATATTTTCAACTTGCCCCTCCGACACGGAAAGCTTGCCCAGATTACGACGAAGCTGCAAGGCGAGGCCAAGGATCTGGGCGAGGTTGTCGATAGCGCTCCCTTTAGAGTGCTTGAACGTGCCGGATTGAAAAACGATGGTGTCAGCGGTCAGGGCGAACTCGACGTCACGGCAACTTTTCCGCTTGGAAAACCCGTCGATATTGTCGATCTCGATTGGCGAGCTACGGGCGAGTTGGAGAATTTCACCGATAAAAACCCGATATTGGGGCACACCGTTGCAGATGCAGATGTCTCAATTGATGCGAACAAGCAGCAGGTCGCGATAACGGGGAGGGGCAAGCTGGACGGTCTGCAGGCCGATATCGACCTCGTCGTTCCCCTTGGCGAAAACGGAGTTGCCGGCAAACAAGACGTGATCGTCTCCACCACTGCTGCCCAATTGAAAGACAAAGGAATTGATCTGACAGCGTTTCTGGACGGACCCATGACGCTGAATGTCACCCGGGCAGAGGACGCACAGGACTTTGTGATCGACCTGAAACCTACGGACGTGCGCTTGCTGGCACTTGGATGGCATAAGGCCAATGGCGTTCCGGCAACGGCCTCGTTCAGGCTCGTGGAGACGGACACTTCTCGCAAAATCGAAAACTTCAAGCTTACGTCTGAAGGTGTCAACGTCACCGGAAATATGAACCTGTCGGCAGATGGAGACCTCGTTACTGCGTCGTTTGATACTTTTCAGTTACGACCGGGAGATGATGTGGAAGTTGACATACAGCGCGCTTCTGGTGGTCGGTACGACATCATTTTTGCGGGTGCTGCGTTCGACGGTCGTGGACTCATTCGCAGCATTCGTAGTCCCGGTGGAAGTAAGGGAGCGGGTGACTTCGAAGATGGCGCGAGAATCTCCGCTACGATTGATCGCGTCACAGGCTTCAACGGTCAAAGTATCTCAGGCTTTGCCGGGCAGATCGAGACCGGAAGCAAAGGATTGGTGTCGGCTGATCTGGGCGGACTGATGAACGGAAACTCCGGTTTTGAATTCTCTGTGACACCGCAGAACGGATCGCAGACTGCCAACGGAAACTTTGCCGATACCGGAGCAACACTTCGCTTCCTGGATCTTTACGAGCGTATGCAGGGCGGCAATGGCACCGTGAATGTTGCCATGGCCGATGAAGACAGTTGGGTCGGTGACTTCAATGTTCGAAGCCTGAAAATTACCGAAGACCCGGCGATCAAACGCATTCGGGAGCGTGATCGAAATGGGTTAAACCCGGACGGTTCGGTTACCAATCGGCGGGAGGTTGATGGAACGGCGAGTTTCGATACACTCGATATCAGTTTCACGCGCGACGGCGACTTGATGACAATTACCCGAGGAGCCCTGCAGGGGACCGCGCTCGGCGGCACGGTCAGCGGCACCGTTGATCTTGATCAGCAGACACTCAACCTGACCGGGACATTCGTACCGATTTATGCGTTGAACAATTTCTTTGCCAAAATACCGCTGCTTGGGTTTGCACTCGGTGGCAATTCCGGTGAAGGGCTGATTGGCGTCACCTACAAACTGTCCGGATCTGTTTCCGATCCGGTCCTGTCAGTCAATCCGATCTCAGCGATCGCGCCCGGTATCTTTCGCAAGATGTTTGAATTCCAGGCCAATTGAGCATCAAAAAAAGGCCGATCAACATGAGCCGGCCTTTGTATGGGTCTTTGCTATTGTTCAGACCGGCTTCAAGAGCACGTGCTTTTTCTTACCAAGTGACAGTTTGACAATTCCCTCGTCGGTGACATCGTCGAGAGACAGTTGCCGGCGGTCATTTTGCTCACCCTTGTCGTTGATCTTGACCGCACCGCCCTTGATATTGCGACGGACGTCGCCGTTAGAAGCGCACAGTCCGGCGGTAACAAATGCGGACAACACCCCCAGACCCGCTTCAAGATCAGCTTTGGAAATCTCTACAGTAGGCAAACCCTCCGCAGACTGACCTTCTTCGAAGGCCTTGCGTGCAGTTTCTGCGGCAAGCTCTGCCTTGTCACGGCCATGGATCAGAGCTGTTGCCTCTGTAGCGAGGATCTTCTTGGCTTCGTTGACATCGGCACCCTGGAGTGCAGCCAGCCTTGCGACCTCGTCCATTGGCAGGACTGTGAAGAGTTTCAAAAAACGCTCGACATCCGCATCTTCCGTATTGCGCCAATACTGCCAATAGTCATAGGCGGAAAGCTGCTCCTCATTCAGCCAGACAGCTCCAGCTGCGGTCTTGCCCATTTTGGCACCTGAGGCAGTGGTCAACAACGGGGATGTCAGGGCATAGGCATCCGCCTCGCCGAGGCGTCGCACAAGGTCGGTTCCGGAAAGGATGTTGCCCCATTGATCCGAGCCGCCCATCTGCAGCCGACACCCGGTCCTGCGGAAAAGCTCCAGATAGTCATAGCCCTGCAAGAGCATGTAGTTGAATTCCAGGAAGGACAGATGTTGTTCACGCTCAAGTCGAAGACGGACCGAGTCACGTTGGATCATCTGATTGACCGAGAAATGCCTGCCGATGTCCCTCAGGAAGTCGACATAGTTCAGTTTCAAGAGCCAATCGGCATTGTCCAGCATGAGCGCATCAGTCGGACCGTTTCCAAAGGTCAGAAGCTTTTCGAATACCTTCCTGATACCAGCCTTGTTTTCTTCAATGTCTTCTTCCGTCAGCATTCGGCGGGTTTCGTCCTTGCCGGATGGATCGCCGACACGGGTTGTGCCGCCGCCCATCAAGGCGATTGGACGGTGCCCGGTTTTCTGAAACCAGTGGAGCATCATGATTGGCACCAGCGATCCGGCGTGAAGGCTCGGTGCCGTGCAATCAAAACCGATATAAGCGGTTACGGTCTCCTTGGCGCAGAGTGTGTCGAGCCCGTCTGGGTCGGATATCTGGTGAATAAAACCGCGTTCTGAAAGAACGTTTAGAAAGTCCGATTTGAACTCGCTCATGCCTGTCTGTCCGTCCGTAGTCGTCTTCTGCGCCATCAAGGGCCCTGTTGGACGTGCTCTAGCGCGTGCTGCCGGAGTTGTAAATTGCAGCACATAGGAAAAGGGGGTGTTGTTGCAGCTTGACCGAAAAAGTTCAGTTTGGAGTGCGTCCTACCGGGCGAACTTTCAGACATACATACTTCAATTGACCTTCTTCCCAGGCGATACGCAATTCTTCGCTCAGTGTTCGAGGCACCAATTCATTCAGCACAGCCTGGCACTCAGCCTCGGTTTCGAAAGTACCTTCATCACTTACTGGCCAAACATTCGGACCGGTTAGCATTTGAATGGATACTGCAAGAATAGCCCACATATTGAATCACCTCTCTTTTGTGATTTACATCATAAAATGTAACAAAGCCGCGGCTAATCATATGAAAGTAACCCAACGTGATGGCAGTCACAGCCGAACAATTGCGGCAAGTCTATGTTCTTCTCATCGGCGCAGCGAATTGCGCCAGGATCAAGAGAGAGGACCTGACATGTTTCGTAAGTTCGCAATCGCCGCCGTTACTGTTGCCACCGTCGCAACTGCTGCCGTTTCCATGACACCGAGCGAAGCTCATGCAAAAAACCGTGCCGGAGCCGTCGCTGCCGGAGCGATCTTCGGCCTTGCTGCCGGCGCTATTATCGCCTCCCAGGCACGTCCGCGCTATCAGCCGCCGGTTCGCTGCAGCTACCGTCCAATTACACGCTGGGATGCTTACTATGGCCGTTACGTTGTCGTTGGTCATCGTCAAGTTTGCTACTAAGATCTTTCAAGATCCAATCGCTAGCGAATTGCCTCCTCCGGGAGGCTTTTTCGTATTGTGAAGTGTGTCATTTCACCTTCAAATACGGGACCCGCGAATCTTGGCCGGTGTTCCATGTCATCTCATCAACTTTCACCCTCACGCCGTTTTGGCCTGCTTTGTGGCTCGCTGAAGCCGGGTCCCACAAATTCAATTGCTGACGTCAGCGGCGTTTCCGTTGGGCACAAGACAATCCGTAACGGCGATGTGAATACAGGCTTCACTGCTTTGGTCCCGCATCCGGGGAACATCTTCCAGGAGAAGCTCACTGCGGGTGTCGAAATCATAAATGGTTTTGGAAAGAGTGCCGGACTGATTCAGGTTGATGAGCTTGGGACACTTGAGACGCCAATTCTCCTAACAAATACATTCGCCATCGGCGCTGGCGTCAACGCGTTGATCCGGCAGGCAATCCTGAAAAATCCGGAGGTGGGTCGCACGACAAGTACGGTCAATCCTTTGGTTCTGGAATGCAATGACGGGTATCTGAACGATATTCAAGCCATGCCTCTTGCCGAAGTTGATGCAATTGCGGCTCTCGAAGCGGCTTCGTCTGAAGTCGAGCAAGGCAGTGTTGGCGCAGGTACCGGCATGAGTGCATTCGGTTTCAAAGGCGGCATTGGATCGGCTTCCAGAACGTTCGAACTAGATAGTGGCCGTTTTGTGCTGGGGGCATTGGTGCTTGCCAATTTCGGGCGCGCGGGCGACCTGGTCTTGCCGGATGGTCGCCGTCCGGACCCCAAGGATACACAAACCTCTGAAGAGCGTGGCTCGGTTATTGTGGTCCTTGCGAGCGACGTTCCACTTGAGAGCCGACAGTTGAAACGCATTGCGAAGCGGGCAGGGGCGGGCCTTGCCCGTCTTGGTGCATTTTATGGAAATGGCAGTGGTGATATAGCGCTAGCGTTTTCCACAGCACAAAATGTTCTTCATCAGGAAGAAAATGATTTTGTCGACCGACGGTGCTTGAACGAAGACCGGATCGATATCCTCTTCAGAGCCGCCGCGGAAACAACACAAGAAGCCGTCTTGAATGCGATGATCGCTTCACCTTCGACAACAGGCAGAGAACGGCATCAGAGGCCGTCGCTGATCGATTGGCTTCAAGACACGTCGAACCAGCTTTAGGGAACGAACCCAACAGAAAACCCCGGCGTTGCCGCCGGGGTTTTC belongs to Roseibium porphyridii and includes:
- the tyrS gene encoding tyrosine--tRNA ligase produces the protein MSEFKSDFLNVLSERGFIHQISDPDGLDTLCAKETVTAYIGFDCTAPSLHAGSLVPIMMLHWFQKTGHRPIALMGGGTTRVGDPSGKDETRRMLTEEDIEENKAGIRKVFEKLLTFGNGPTDALMLDNADWLLKLNYVDFLRDIGRHFSVNQMIQRDSVRLRLEREQHLSFLEFNYMLLQGYDYLELFRRTGCRLQMGGSDQWGNILSGTDLVRRLGEADAYALTSPLLTTASGAKMGKTAAGAVWLNEEQLSAYDYWQYWRNTEDADVERFLKLFTVLPMDEVARLAALQGADVNEAKKILATEATALIHGRDKAELAAETARKAFEEGQSAEGLPTVEISKADLEAGLGVLSAFVTAGLCASNGDVRRNIKGGAVKINDKGEQNDRRQLSLDDVTDEGIVKLSLGKKKHVLLKPV
- a CDS encoding P1 family peptidase codes for the protein MSSHQLSPSRRFGLLCGSLKPGPTNSIADVSGVSVGHKTIRNGDVNTGFTALVPHPGNIFQEKLTAGVEIINGFGKSAGLIQVDELGTLETPILLTNTFAIGAGVNALIRQAILKNPEVGRTTSTVNPLVLECNDGYLNDIQAMPLAEVDAIAALEAASSEVEQGSVGAGTGMSAFGFKGGIGSASRTFELDSGRFVLGALVLANFGRAGDLVLPDGRRPDPKDTQTSEERGSVIVVLASDVPLESRQLKRIAKRAGAGLARLGAFYGNGSGDIALAFSTAQNVLHQEENDFVDRRCLNEDRIDILFRAAAETTQEAVLNAMIASPSTTGRERHQRPSLIDWLQDTSNQL
- a CDS encoding AsmA-like C-terminal domain-containing protein, with product MQGTRGPVTLSVDGASLDFTARDGINIILEGAEASISGPSAVTLRLPKLTAPLNRDALFSGKVHFSSLILDQPHVEIELKGGPAKIPEIGPLMEAVDRVSDVVDDQFARRALKFVSVTDASVELSGATKRKFTGIDANVFRGSNRAIRAFAKVSGGVSTWRMELARSAPEGGAEKSIGVVVNGITLAELLGPNATPQYGKGFGLPASAKIESRLDAEGEFLSANAVARVRNGWFQMGRTLVAFDDAALSLLFKKSGQPIEITKSHIIRGNSRIFFTGALEPGLGGGREWGIKLDAEHPQFGSADIREAPHMLDGVQVRARFDPHGRLLSIDRFTARSGKAVVHGVAVLEITSKGPYLALAAEGEQIPIAVAKQLWPITLVPPARRWIIDRITGGKIEKVSYTGAIRPPAFNHRDPDPGWSGDDMRLDMTFSGGSVTPIGEVPEIKGLAGTLTVQDETLTVSATDGFATTPDGGEIVLPEGVFNIFNLPLRHGKLAQITTKLQGEAKDLGEVVDSAPFRVLERAGLKNDGVSGQGELDVTATFPLGKPVDIVDLDWRATGELENFTDKNPILGHTVADADVSIDANKQQVAITGRGKLDGLQADIDLVVPLGENGVAGKQDVIVSTTAAQLKDKGIDLTAFLDGPMTLNVTRAEDAQDFVIDLKPTDVRLLALGWHKANGVPATASFRLVETDTSRKIENFKLTSEGVNVTGNMNLSADGDLVTASFDTFQLRPGDDVEVDIQRASGGRYDIIFAGAAFDGRGLIRSIRSPGGSKGAGDFEDGARISATIDRVTGFNGQSISGFAGQIETGSKGLVSADLGGLMNGNSGFEFSVTPQNGSQTANGNFADTGATLRFLDLYERMQGGNGTVNVAMADEDSWVGDFNVRSLKITEDPAIKRIRERDRNGLNPDGSVTNRREVDGTASFDTLDISFTRDGDLMTITRGALQGTALGGTVSGTVDLDQQTLNLTGTFVPIYALNNFFAKIPLLGFALGGNSGEGLIGVTYKLSGSVSDPVLSVNPISAIAPGIFRKMFEFQAN
- a CDS encoding tyrosyl-tRNA synthetase; this translates as MFRKFAIAAVTVATVATAAVSMTPSEAHAKNRAGAVAAGAIFGLAAGAIIASQARPRYQPPVRCSYRPITRWDAYYGRYVVVGHRQVCY